Proteins encoded in a region of the Haloglomus salinum genome:
- a CDS encoding amino acid permease, with translation MKELERDLGLPSVLAISIGAMIGSGIFILPALALGLAGPLVIVAYALAGLLVVPAALSKSEMATAMPEAGGTYIYIERGMGPLLGTIAGVGTWFSLSFKGALALVGGVPYLLLLVDLPLQPVALGLAALLILVNVFGAKQTGRLQLAIVVVMLAALGWFAAGSAPAVQSANYAGFFDAGIGGLLAATGLVFVSYAGVTKVASVAEEVEDPGRNIPLGILGSLAFTTVLYVVIVAVLVGVTDPGSVAGSLTPVAVAAEATLGQAGVVAVILAAVLALVSTANAGILSSSRYPLAMSRDKLAPPSLSAVSERFGTPVNAITLTGAVLLVLIAFVPIMEIAKLASAFQILVFAMINLAVIAFREGSTAYEPEFTSPLYPWVQLFGVVTGLGLLTQMGTIALAGAVVITLGSIAWYLVYVRPRVSREGAATDAIRRQVGRESLTEVESTMDEGRREVLVALTKAGDPDRERALVRLAADLVRPDDGRVVAVRFQEVPDQLPLTEEAAAQSAADRSFEARMASLADDLGVAVEADEVVSHDTKHAVVNFAADRGVDTVVAEHEPLRLRSRLLGDPIDWVVRHAPCDVLLVDNLGYDGAEAVVLSGTPPYPPLAVSVAGAVAAAGEGSVSLWYPADESTDERRRTVEDYRTELSELLRVPVHDATTRTDGGRATTPDLLVRGRSDGGVRDALFDDRPVAPSPGCTTVTVYPHESRRPPFLRRLLERATF, from the coding sequence ATGAAGGAGCTGGAACGGGACCTCGGGCTGCCCTCGGTGCTGGCCATCAGCATCGGCGCGATGATCGGCAGCGGTATCTTCATCCTGCCGGCGCTCGCGCTGGGCCTCGCCGGGCCGCTCGTCATCGTCGCGTACGCGCTGGCCGGGCTGCTCGTGGTGCCAGCGGCGCTCTCGAAGTCGGAGATGGCCACGGCGATGCCCGAGGCCGGCGGCACGTACATCTACATCGAGCGCGGGATGGGCCCACTGCTCGGAACTATCGCCGGCGTGGGAACGTGGTTCTCGCTGTCGTTCAAGGGCGCGCTCGCGCTCGTCGGGGGCGTCCCGTACCTGCTCTTGCTGGTCGACCTGCCGCTGCAGCCGGTCGCGCTGGGGCTGGCGGCGCTCCTCATCCTCGTGAACGTCTTCGGGGCGAAACAGACCGGGCGGCTCCAGCTCGCCATCGTGGTCGTGATGCTGGCGGCACTGGGCTGGTTCGCCGCCGGGAGCGCCCCCGCGGTCCAGTCGGCCAACTACGCCGGCTTCTTCGATGCCGGTATCGGCGGGCTGCTCGCCGCGACCGGCCTCGTCTTCGTCTCCTACGCCGGCGTCACCAAGGTCGCCAGCGTCGCCGAGGAGGTCGAGGACCCCGGGCGGAACATCCCGCTGGGCATCCTCGGCTCGCTCGCGTTCACGACGGTTCTGTACGTGGTCATCGTGGCGGTCCTCGTGGGCGTGACCGACCCCGGTAGCGTCGCCGGGTCGCTGACCCCGGTCGCGGTCGCTGCCGAGGCCACCCTCGGGCAGGCGGGCGTGGTGGCGGTCATCCTCGCGGCCGTCCTCGCGCTGGTCTCGACGGCCAACGCTGGCATCCTCTCCTCGTCGCGCTACCCGCTCGCGATGAGCCGGGACAAGCTGGCCCCGCCGTCGCTGTCGGCCGTCAGCGAGCGCTTCGGCACCCCCGTCAACGCCATCACCCTCACGGGCGCGGTGCTGCTGGTGCTCATCGCGTTCGTCCCCATCATGGAGATCGCGAAGCTGGCCAGCGCCTTCCAGATTCTCGTGTTCGCGATGATCAACCTCGCGGTGATCGCGTTCCGCGAGGGGAGCACGGCCTACGAGCCGGAGTTCACGTCGCCGCTCTACCCCTGGGTACAGCTGTTCGGCGTCGTCACGGGGCTGGGCCTGCTCACCCAGATGGGGACCATCGCACTCGCGGGGGCCGTGGTCATCACCCTCGGGAGCATCGCCTGGTACCTCGTCTACGTCCGGCCGCGGGTCAGCCGGGAGGGCGCCGCGACCGACGCCATCCGCCGGCAGGTCGGCCGCGAGTCGCTCACCGAGGTCGAGTCCACCATGGACGAGGGGCGCCGCGAGGTGCTGGTCGCGCTGACGAAAGCGGGCGACCCCGACCGCGAGCGCGCGCTCGTCCGGCTGGCCGCCGACCTGGTCCGGCCCGACGACGGCCGTGTCGTCGCCGTCCGGTTCCAGGAGGTTCCCGACCAGCTGCCGCTGACCGAGGAGGCGGCCGCCCAGTCGGCGGCCGACCGGTCGTTCGAGGCCCGGATGGCGTCGCTGGCCGACGACCTCGGCGTCGCGGTCGAGGCCGACGAGGTCGTCAGCCACGACACCAAACACGCGGTCGTCAATTTCGCTGCGGACCGCGGCGTCGACACGGTCGTCGCCGAGCACGAGCCGCTCCGGCTCCGCTCGCGGCTGCTCGGCGACCCCATCGACTGGGTCGTCCGGCACGCCCCCTGTGACGTACTGCTGGTCGACAACCTCGGCTACGACGGGGCCGAGGCGGTCGTCCTCTCCGGGACGCCCCCGTATCCGCCGCTGGCGGTGAGCGTGGCCGGGGCCGTCGCGGCCGCCGGCGAGGGGTCGGTCTCGCTGTGGTACCCCGCCGACGAGTCGACCGACGAGCGGCGGCGGACCGTCGAGGACTACCGGACGGAGCTCTCGGAACTGCTCCGCGTTCCGGTCCACGACGCGACCACCCGCACGGACGGCGGTCGGGCGACGACCCCCGACCTGCTGGTACGAGGGCGGTCCGACGGCGGGGTCCGGGACGCCCTGTTCGACGACCGGCCGGTCGCCCCCAGCCCGGGCTGTACCACGGTCACTGTCTACCCCCACGAGTCGCGCCGCCCGCCGTTCCTGCGGCGGCTCCTCGAACGGGCGACCTTCTGA
- a CDS encoding ABC transporter ATP-binding protein translates to MTEPRDSESESAGDPTSAAAAATQTESPASPRSGADRSKEDVVLEAHDLVKAFGALVATDHATFQVERGTITGLIGPNGAGKSTLFNLVSGFYEPDSGHVEVNGTDVTDLEPYEIADHGLIRTFQTPRKLEGMTVREAMLVGPQNQPGESFVKLFTSTDEVREHETRNLADVERILGEFEIDHLATQPATKISGGQMKLVELARAMLAEPDILLLDEPAAGVNPTLRKKLAEQIRRLHDQGTTFLLIEHDMEFVMSLADPVIVLDRGSVLMEGTPDEVQTDDRVIDAYLGG, encoded by the coding sequence ATGACTGAACCACGGGACTCCGAATCGGAGTCGGCGGGCGACCCCACATCGGCGGCCGCGGCGGCGACCCAGACCGAGTCGCCCGCGTCGCCCCGGTCCGGGGCCGACCGCTCGAAGGAGGACGTGGTGCTGGAGGCCCACGACCTCGTGAAGGCGTTCGGCGCGCTCGTCGCGACCGACCACGCCACCTTCCAGGTCGAGCGCGGCACCATCACCGGCCTCATCGGCCCGAACGGGGCCGGCAAGTCGACGCTGTTCAACCTCGTCTCGGGCTTCTACGAGCCCGATTCGGGCCACGTCGAGGTGAACGGCACCGACGTGACCGACCTCGAACCGTACGAGATTGCCGACCACGGCCTGATACGGACGTTCCAGACCCCGCGCAAGCTGGAGGGGATGACCGTCCGCGAGGCGATGCTGGTCGGGCCACAGAACCAGCCCGGCGAGTCGTTCGTGAAGCTGTTCACGTCGACCGACGAGGTCCGCGAGCACGAGACACGGAACCTCGCGGACGTCGAGCGCATCCTCGGCGAGTTCGAGATCGACCACCTGGCGACCCAGCCGGCGACGAAGATATCCGGCGGGCAGATGAAGCTGGTCGAGCTGGCCCGCGCGATGCTGGCCGAGCCGGACATCCTGCTGCTGGACGAGCCGGCCGCCGGGGTCAACCCCACCCTGCGGAAGAAGCTCGCCGAGCAGATCCGCCGACTCCACGACCAGGGCACGACCTTCCTCCTCATCGAGCACGATATGGAGTTCGTGATGAGCCTCGCGGACCCGGTCATCGTGCTGGACCGCGGGAGCGTCCTGATGGAGGGGACGCCCGACGAGGTCCAGACCGACGACAGAGTCATCGACGCGTATCTCGGAGGCTGA
- a CDS encoding ABC transporter ATP-binding protein codes for MSENPPTNADADGTATGAEAASTTSDGAGTSAGTGDTEPVVEVSGVDSGYGEVQVLDDCSLHLGPEEIVCLIGPNGAGKSTVLKTVFGMLTPWDGTVTYHGDDIGGMAPEDIVRIGIGYVPQTDNVFGSLTIDENLRMGGVARKGGLDEVIGRLYDRFPLLDDKREAKARTLSGGQRQVLAFARALVMEPDVLLIDEPSAGLAPNTAQEVFGHVQAVNDLDTAILMVEQNAKEGLAISDRGYVLDQGTVRFEDRADQLLDNDEVGRLYLGGA; via the coding sequence ATGAGCGAGAATCCACCCACGAACGCGGACGCGGACGGAACCGCCACGGGCGCCGAGGCGGCGTCCACGACCAGCGACGGGGCCGGCACGAGCGCCGGGACCGGTGACACGGAGCCCGTCGTCGAGGTGTCGGGCGTCGACAGCGGCTACGGCGAGGTACAGGTGCTGGACGACTGCTCGCTCCACCTCGGTCCCGAGGAGATCGTCTGTCTCATCGGGCCGAACGGTGCCGGGAAGTCGACGGTCCTCAAGACGGTGTTCGGGATGCTGACCCCGTGGGACGGGACGGTCACCTACCACGGCGACGATATCGGTGGGATGGCGCCCGAGGACATCGTCCGGATCGGCATCGGCTACGTCCCCCAAACTGACAACGTGTTCGGCTCGCTCACCATCGACGAGAACCTCAGGATGGGCGGCGTCGCCCGCAAGGGCGGGCTGGACGAGGTCATCGGACGGCTGTACGACCGGTTCCCGCTCCTCGACGACAAGCGGGAGGCGAAGGCCCGAACGCTCTCGGGCGGCCAGCGCCAGGTGCTGGCGTTCGCCCGGGCGCTGGTGATGGAGCCCGATGTGCTCCTCATCGACGAGCCCTCCGCGGGGCTGGCGCCCAACACCGCACAGGAGGTGTTCGGCCACGTCCAGGCCGTCAACGACCTCGACACGGCCATCCTGATGGTTGAGCAGAACGCCAAGGAGGGCCTGGCCATCTCCGACCGCGGCTACGTCCTCGACCAGGGGACGGTCCGGTTCGAGGACCGCGCCGACCAGTTGCTCGACAACGACGAGGTCGGGCGGCTCTACCTCGGCGGAGCGTGA
- a CDS encoding DHH family phosphoesterase, whose amino-acid sequence MQQHDDESTDADPPDDDSGGTAAVQPGDPEPSRPRELHDLLATEESLTVVCHDNPDPDCLASAMALAALARDAGIDDVVICYDGNISHQQNRAFVNLLELDLEPFDPALLDGRSVAFVDHSVPGQNNAVPEGTQIDVVIDHHPAEGVEARFVDRREAAGATATILTEYIHALGVDLEGRLATGLLFAVRRETLGFLRGVTAAEHEAAAVLHPHADEKTLRQLASPPVTGSTADALGTAIDNREVRASTLISHVGRTDERDALPQSADYLVELEGVGSAVVFGIVDDCIELSARTTDSRVHIGEVLDTAFADVGSAGGHREMAGGKIPLGLFADAATDERLVEFVDGIVTGRLVEAMNLPEDETEEE is encoded by the coding sequence ATGCAACAGCACGACGACGAGTCGACCGACGCCGACCCGCCGGACGACGACAGCGGCGGGACGGCGGCCGTGCAGCCGGGCGACCCGGAACCCTCCCGACCCCGAGAACTGCACGACCTGCTGGCCACCGAGGAGTCGCTCACCGTCGTCTGCCACGACAACCCGGACCCGGACTGCCTGGCGAGCGCGATGGCGCTCGCGGCGCTCGCCCGCGACGCCGGCATCGACGACGTGGTCATCTGCTACGATGGCAACATCTCCCACCAGCAGAACCGGGCGTTCGTCAACCTGCTCGAACTCGACCTCGAACCGTTCGACCCGGCACTGCTGGACGGCCGGTCGGTCGCGTTCGTCGACCACTCCGTCCCGGGGCAGAACAACGCCGTCCCCGAGGGGACACAGATAGACGTGGTCATCGACCACCACCCGGCAGAGGGCGTCGAGGCGCGGTTCGTCGACCGGCGGGAGGCGGCGGGGGCGACGGCGACCATCCTCACGGAGTACATCCACGCGCTGGGGGTCGACCTGGAGGGACGGCTCGCGACCGGGCTGCTGTTCGCGGTCCGACGGGAGACGCTCGGCTTCCTCCGGGGCGTGACCGCCGCCGAGCACGAGGCCGCCGCCGTACTCCACCCACACGCCGACGAGAAGACGCTCCGGCAGCTGGCGAGCCCGCCGGTCACCGGCTCGACGGCCGACGCTCTCGGCACCGCCATCGACAACCGCGAGGTCCGGGCCTCCACGCTCATCTCGCACGTCGGCCGGACGGACGAGCGGGACGCGCTCCCACAGTCGGCGGACTACCTCGTCGAACTCGAGGGCGTCGGAAGCGCGGTCGTCTTCGGCATCGTCGACGACTGCATCGAGCTGAGCGCCCGCACCACCGACTCCCGGGTCCACATCGGCGAGGTGCTGGATACGGCGTTCGCGGACGTCGGGAGCGCCGGCGGACACCGGGAGATGGCCGGCGGCAAGATACCACTGGGGCTGTTCGCCGACGCGGCGACGGACGAGCGACTGGTCGAGTTCGTCGATGGCATCGTCACCGGGCGGCTGGTCGAGGCGATGAACCTGCCCGAAGACGAGACCGAGGAGGAGTGA
- a CDS encoding DHHA1 domain-containing protein, translated as MAATVAAPDPEDLPVPELAEDAVRCAERLAEADRVLLASHIDADGLTSAAVASTALERAGIPYEVVFEKQLDAESIAGIADRDYETVLFTDFGSGQLDIIAAHEREGHFEPVIADHHQPAKEEAADGGDCETEFHLNPLLRGLNGASELSGAGAAYVLARALEPVGAEREHGHDADNRDLAALAVVGAVGDMQASGGELHGANAGIVAEGVAAGVLEEAQDLAVYGKQTRPLPKLLEYATDTFVPGISNDEAGAIEFLRSLELDLQDEDGDWRTWVDLAREEQKAITSGLVERAVRSGVPARKAENLVGTTYTLLDEPVGTELRDASEFSTLLNATARYERADVGLAVCRGDRDEGLARARTLLRDHRRNLSEGLNWVKRTGVTREDNLQWFDAGEEIRETIVGIIAGMAVGTSGVDRNTPIVAFARKNEDETKVSSRGTPALVGQGLDLSVVMGEASAAVGGGGGGHDVAAGATIPAGEERAFIEEADRIVGDQLG; from the coding sequence ATGGCTGCCACCGTTGCCGCGCCGGACCCGGAGGACCTCCCGGTGCCGGAACTGGCCGAGGACGCCGTCCGCTGTGCCGAGCGGCTCGCCGAGGCCGACCGGGTCCTGCTGGCCTCGCACATCGACGCCGACGGGCTGACCAGCGCCGCCGTCGCCTCGACCGCGCTGGAGCGCGCGGGCATCCCGTACGAGGTCGTCTTCGAGAAACAGCTCGACGCCGAGTCCATCGCGGGCATCGCGGACCGCGACTACGAGACGGTGCTGTTCACGGACTTCGGCAGCGGCCAGCTCGATATCATCGCGGCCCACGAGCGTGAGGGTCACTTCGAGCCGGTCATCGCGGACCACCACCAGCCCGCGAAGGAGGAGGCCGCGGACGGCGGCGACTGCGAGACGGAGTTCCACCTGAACCCGCTGCTCCGGGGGTTGAACGGCGCCTCGGAGCTGTCTGGCGCGGGCGCGGCGTACGTGCTGGCCCGCGCGCTCGAACCCGTGGGAGCCGAGCGCGAGCACGGGCACGACGCCGACAACCGCGACCTCGCGGCGCTGGCCGTCGTCGGCGCGGTCGGAGACATGCAGGCCTCGGGGGGCGAACTGCACGGCGCCAACGCCGGCATCGTCGCCGAGGGCGTCGCCGCCGGGGTGCTGGAGGAGGCCCAGGACCTCGCGGTGTACGGCAAGCAGACCCGGCCCCTGCCGAAACTGCTGGAGTACGCCACCGACACGTTCGTCCCCGGCATCTCCAACGACGAGGCCGGCGCCATCGAGTTCCTCCGCTCGCTGGAGCTGGACCTGCAGGACGAGGACGGCGACTGGCGGACCTGGGTCGACCTCGCGCGCGAGGAGCAGAAGGCCATCACCTCCGGGCTCGTCGAACGGGCGGTCCGCTCCGGCGTGCCGGCACGGAAGGCCGAGAACCTCGTCGGGACGACCTACACGCTGCTCGACGAGCCGGTCGGGACCGAACTCCGCGACGCGAGCGAGTTCTCGACGCTGCTGAACGCGACCGCGCGCTACGAACGGGCCGACGTGGGGCTCGCGGTCTGCCGGGGCGACCGCGACGAGGGGCTCGCACGGGCCCGGACCCTCCTGCGGGACCACCGGCGCAACCTCTCGGAGGGGCTGAACTGGGTCAAGCGGACCGGCGTCACCCGCGAGGACAACCTCCAGTGGTTCGACGCCGGCGAGGAGATCCGCGAGACCATCGTCGGCATCATCGCCGGGATGGCCGTCGGGACGAGCGGTGTCGACCGGAACACCCCCATCGTCGCGTTCGCGCGGAAGAACGAGGACGAGACGAAGGTCTCCTCGCGCGGCACACCCGCGCTCGTGGGGCAGGGCCTCGACCTCTCGGTCGTGATGGGCGAGGCCTCGGCGGCCGTCGGGGGCGGGGGCGGCGGGCACGACGTGGCCGCGGGGGCCACCATCCCGGCGGGCGAGGAGCGCGCGTTCATCGAGGAAGCGGACCGCATCGTCGGCGACCAGCTGGGCTGA
- a CDS encoding ribonucleoside-diphosphate reductase has product MSRYADTSRSLRLDPDSQSGGYFRHAVYNHWDPYEDIADDLLEQDRRALMEADFEEDDSDALAQGLALFGAGEEAVTEDLAPLAIALDDIDDQLFLTSQLYEEAKHTAFFDRYWREVLLPVAEERGWEPVKPTDDRYFMDAYVDLFDDVEASMHRLLEDDTPENRVDAYCHYHLVVESVLAQTGYFGLTSAFQADTSEELILDHAPEVPHLPGLVEGLSYIRSDEGRHVGFGMHKVQQHIAEDGVDPQGVQDVLQAQMTNVADIVTYDEEFIDPVPLVEYARDKLTRRIEIITDADAEIPDVDELVALDTADELTAD; this is encoded by the coding sequence ATGAGTCGATACGCCGACACCAGCCGGTCGCTCCGCCTCGACCCGGACAGCCAGTCGGGGGGATACTTCCGCCACGCCGTCTACAACCACTGGGACCCGTACGAGGACATCGCCGACGACCTGCTCGAACAGGACCGGCGGGCCCTCATGGAGGCCGACTTCGAGGAGGACGACTCCGACGCGCTCGCGCAGGGGCTCGCCCTGTTCGGCGCGGGCGAGGAGGCCGTCACCGAGGACCTCGCGCCGCTGGCCATCGCGCTCGACGACATCGACGACCAGCTGTTCCTCACCTCGCAGCTCTACGAGGAGGCCAAACACACCGCCTTCTTCGACCGCTACTGGCGGGAGGTGCTCCTGCCGGTCGCCGAGGAACGGGGCTGGGAACCGGTGAAGCCGACCGACGACCGCTACTTCATGGACGCCTACGTCGACCTGTTCGACGACGTCGAGGCGTCGATGCACCGCCTGCTCGAGGACGACACCCCCGAGAACCGCGTGGACGCGTACTGCCACTACCACCTCGTCGTCGAGTCCGTCCTCGCACAGACCGGCTACTTCGGGCTGACCAGCGCCTTCCAGGCGGACACCTCCGAGGAACTGATTCTCGACCACGCGCCGGAGGTGCCCCACCTCCCGGGGCTGGTCGAGGGGCTCAGCTACATCCGCAGCGACGAGGGCCGCCACGTCGGCTTCGGGATGCACAAGGTCCAGCAGCATATCGCCGAGGACGGGGTCGACCCACAGGGGGTGCAGGACGTCCTGCAGGCCCAGATGACGAACGTGGCCGACATCGTCACCTACGACGAGGAGTTCATCGACCCCGTGCCGCTCGTCGAGTACGCCCGCGACAAGCTCACGCGCCGTATCGAGATCATCACCGACGCCGACGCCGAGATTCCGGACGTGGACGAACTGGTGGCGCTGGACACGGCCGACGAGCTCACCGCCGACTGA
- a CDS encoding Lrp/AsnC family transcriptional regulator: MKDGELDATDRRILYHLQQDARRTSSSDIADELDLSSSTVRTRLNRLEESGIIRGYHVDIDYDLAGYPLYTKIICTAAVTERDELANQAREIHGVTAVREIMTGKRNVYVNAIGQSHDDLNRIAGELDELGLDIVDEQIIRDEYVCPYHGFLDPDE, from the coding sequence ATGAAGGACGGCGAACTGGATGCGACGGACCGGCGCATCCTCTACCACCTCCAGCAGGACGCGAGACGGACCTCGTCGAGCGATATCGCAGACGAGCTCGACCTCTCCTCGAGCACCGTCCGGACCCGGCTCAACCGGCTCGAGGAGAGCGGCATCATCCGCGGGTACCACGTCGATATCGACTACGACCTGGCGGGTTACCCCCTGTACACGAAGATCATCTGTACAGCCGCGGTCACGGAGCGGGACGAACTCGCCAACCAGGCCCGGGAGATACACGGTGTCACGGCCGTCCGCGAGATCATGACCGGCAAGCGGAACGTCTACGTGAACGCCATCGGGCAGAGCCACGACGACCTCAACCGCATCGCCGGGGAACTCGACGAGCTCGGACTCGATATCGTCGACGAGCAGATCATCCGGGACGAGTACGTCTGCCCGTACCACGGGTTCCTCGACCCGGACGAATAA
- a CDS encoding TIGR03617 family F420-dependent LLM class oxidoreductase, producing the protein MTDLRIDASVPGLDEQTADLAEAAEAAGFDGIWAPELDFDPVLPLPVVAEHTTDIELGTRIATAFTKSPMVLALQGWDLQRYSDGRFVLGIGTQVKGHNERRFSVDFEWERPGPRLREVVESIKHIWDVFDGEADELEYDGEFYQFSLLPEAFNPGPLDSGPPDIWVAGVNEYNLKMAGGTADGLCMHVFNTPEYTEEVIEPTVRAGAEQMDRPFEEVTLSASPFVITGDESRREARREEVRSRIAFYGSTRTYHDVLELHGWEDVGMELHELSKEDAWGEMYELVTDEMVETFAVEAPPAELADEIRDVYGGVADRVQLEFDPSEPFWEDVVGAL; encoded by the coding sequence ATGACGGACCTCCGCATCGACGCGAGCGTTCCGGGGCTGGACGAGCAGACCGCCGACCTGGCCGAGGCGGCCGAGGCCGCCGGCTTCGACGGTATCTGGGCGCCGGAACTGGACTTCGACCCCGTCCTCCCGCTGCCGGTCGTCGCCGAGCACACGACCGATATCGAACTCGGGACCCGCATCGCCACCGCGTTCACCAAGAGTCCGATGGTGCTGGCGCTCCAGGGCTGGGACCTCCAGCGCTACTCCGACGGGCGCTTCGTACTGGGCATCGGGACGCAGGTGAAAGGGCACAACGAGCGCCGGTTCTCGGTCGACTTCGAGTGGGAGCGCCCCGGCCCGCGCCTGCGCGAGGTCGTCGAGTCCATCAAGCACATCTGGGACGTGTTCGACGGCGAGGCCGACGAACTCGAGTACGACGGGGAGTTCTACCAGTTCTCGCTGCTGCCGGAGGCGTTCAACCCGGGGCCGCTCGACTCGGGCCCGCCGGACATCTGGGTCGCCGGCGTCAACGAGTACAACCTGAAGATGGCCGGCGGCACCGCCGACGGCCTCTGCATGCACGTGTTCAACACGCCCGAGTACACGGAGGAGGTCATCGAACCCACCGTGCGGGCCGGTGCCGAGCAGATGGACCGGCCGTTCGAGGAGGTGACCCTCTCGGCCAGCCCGTTCGTCATCACGGGCGACGAGAGCCGCCGGGAGGCCCGCCGCGAGGAGGTCCGGAGCCGCATCGCCTTCTACGGCTCGACGCGGACCTACCACGACGTGCTGGAACTCCACGGCTGGGAGGACGTGGGGATGGAGCTGCACGAGCTCTCGAAGGAGGACGCGTGGGGGGAGATGTACGAGCTGGTGACCGACGAGATGGTCGAGACGTTCGCCGTCGAGGCGCCTCCCGCGGAGCTGGCCGACGAGATCCGCGACGTGTACGGCGGCGTCGCCGACCGGGTGCAGCTGGAGTTCGATCCGAGCGAGCCGTTCTGGGAGGACGTGGTCGGGGCGCTGTGA
- a CDS encoding DMT family transporter yields the protein MTALGRYAFALAPLAAAALWGGMYVVSKWSFEFVPPVTLGFLRVALGGVALWLGLRAVTLLRPGSHSGVDRADWPGVVELGGWVALTIATQFLGTHLTNASQGSLLTVLTPVFVVVLGATLLGEGVTRLKAAGTGLAGVGTVVVLAGQYELAAVAAGNAAGVGLLVLASLAWAGYTVRGVAVVRRYSALTAATYSTLAAIPMLGLLAAAELWYLGQGVGTIPVRPAALLAVAYLGLAATAAAWYLWYKGLEFVPSGTVAVFFFVQPVVGSALGAALLGEQVGPGFLAGGALIGAGVWVVSRDRGAGRGSSR from the coding sequence GTGACGGCGCTCGGACGCTACGCCTTCGCTCTCGCTCCGCTCGCCGCCGCCGCGCTCTGGGGCGGGATGTACGTCGTCAGCAAGTGGAGCTTCGAGTTCGTCCCGCCGGTCACGCTCGGCTTCCTCCGGGTCGCGCTCGGCGGTGTCGCGCTGTGGCTCGGGCTCCGGGCCGTCACTCTGCTGCGTCCCGGTAGCCACTCGGGGGTCGACCGGGCCGACTGGCCGGGCGTCGTCGAACTCGGCGGCTGGGTGGCGCTCACCATCGCCACCCAGTTCCTCGGGACGCACCTGACGAACGCGAGCCAGGGGTCGCTGCTGACCGTCCTGACGCCGGTGTTCGTGGTCGTCCTCGGCGCGACGCTGCTCGGCGAGGGCGTCACACGGCTGAAGGCCGCCGGTACTGGCCTGGCGGGGGTCGGCACCGTGGTCGTCCTCGCCGGCCAGTACGAACTCGCGGCCGTCGCAGCCGGCAACGCCGCCGGTGTCGGCCTGCTCGTCCTCGCGAGCCTCGCGTGGGCCGGCTACACCGTCCGGGGCGTGGCCGTCGTCCGGCGCTACTCCGCGCTGACTGCGGCCACGTACTCCACTCTCGCGGCGATACCCATGCTGGGGCTGCTGGCCGCCGCCGAGCTGTGGTATCTCGGGCAGGGGGTCGGCACCATCCCGGTGCGCCCGGCGGCCCTGCTCGCGGTTGCGTATCTGGGGCTGGCCGCGACCGCGGCCGCGTGGTATCTCTGGTACAAGGGCCTGGAGTTCGTCCCGTCGGGGACCGTCGCGGTCTTCTTCTTCGTCCAGCCGGTCGTCGGCAGCGCGCTGGGCGCGGCCCTGCTCGGCGAGCAGGTCGGCCCCGGCTTCCTCGCCGGTGGCGCGCTCATCGGGGCCGGCGTGTGGGTCGTGAGCCGGGACCGCGGCGCCGGTCGCGGGTCGAGCCGGTGA